The sequence below is a genomic window from Actinomycetes bacterium.
GAAGAATTACGCCTGAATATTTGATTTCTGCTTTTGGTATACATCCGTGGAACGCACACAGGTCTAAAAAAACAAAGTATAATCGGAAATATTATTAGTGATAATGAAATTATCGAGGAAATAAAATCTTAACGTTTTCTTATACCTACTATTAACACAAGGCCACCTATCACTATTTCCAGTATAGCACGCCATAATGGCACATTAGCCCAGTCTAATTGAGGAAAAAGGCCTAAAATCCCACTGCTAGCAAGATAATTGCTGCAATTATTAATATCATTCCCATGATTTCCCCTTTATTATTTTTTATGTATTTACTTAAGTGCATATAATAAGATGCATATAATATTAGGATATTTCAATTCATAGATATAATATATTTTTAAAAATTACCTTGGCAAATATATCTGAGATGGCTGAGCAGTATGGTCAGGATTAAAATGAGACAAATGAGTCCTATAAAAAAGGGCTTTTTTTAAATTAATATAAATTTAGCTAAATGACAAAAAGTGCTATCATCCTTTGGTGTCCCGTCTTCTCAATACTGGTCAGTAAATGACTCCAGATAAATAGATAATCCTGTATTATGGCCAACTTCTTTCTCTGTATTCTCAGCGATGATAAAAGAAGTACCCTTAAAACCGGTGTGGGTTGTAAGTAATTATATTTCCCTAAACATATCATATATCATAACCATTGGACATTTTGATTTAAAGTTTTATAATACAAAAAATTTTATAAAGTATTTGAAGTTTTAAATATGCATTTAAGTGTAACGCTTCTTATCTTATTATTAGCAATAATAGGTTTTTTAGGCTCACTTACCGGACTTGGCGAGACTAGCATTCTAGTTTCAATCCTTGTTTTTTTGGTCATTCCTATAAAAGAAACAATAGCAGCAGGAATGATTGCCATTATTGGAAGTTCAAGCAGCTCAGCTTTATCATATATAAGAAATCAGATGGCCAATATCAGACTTGCGATGTTTCTTGAAATCTTTACTGTAATTGGTGGAATTGCGGGAGCAACACTTACAGTATTAATTAATCCCGTTTTTCTTTATTTCTTTTTTGCATTATTTCTTGCCACTTCCTTTATTAAAATAAGATCAGGATCTCAAGATATCGCAAATGCCAAAGATAAAAGAGACTTTTTAACAAGGTGGCTTGCCTGCAATGGTTCATATTGTGACAAGTCATGCGATAAAGAAATAGAGTATTATTCAAAAAATACCTTACTGGGTGGGATATAGATCAGTTAAAAATTCTTTTTCAGATATTTGTTTTTAATATACAATGTATTCAAGTGAATGGGCTCAACCCAACACAATTTTTGGATAGTTCAGTTTATATATAAACTGTAAAATTTGAATATAATTTCTCTCTTATGTTCGAATTAATAGAATGGTTTTATTATGAATTATTATGAATTAGACAAAGAACAGTTATTTAAGGAATTAAAAGTAGAACAACATGGGCTTTCTAAGGAAGAAGCATCAAAAAGACTTGAAGTTTATGGTCCTAACTTAATAAAGGAAAAGAAAAAAAGGCCCCTTATTTTAAGATTTTTAAGTAATTTCATTCACTTACTTGCTCTTATACTCTGGGTTGCAGCAT
It includes:
- a CDS encoding TSUP family transporter produces the protein MHLSVTLLILLLAIIGFLGSLTGLGETSILVSILVFLVIPIKETIAAGMIAIIGSSSSSALSYIRNQMANIRLAMFLEIFTVIGGIAGATLTVLINPVFLYFFFALFLATSFIKIRSGSQDIANAKDKRDFLTRWLACNGSYCDKSCDKEIEYYSKNTLLGGI